Proteins from one Mustela erminea isolate mMusErm1 chromosome 20, mMusErm1.Pri, whole genome shotgun sequence genomic window:
- the OCM2 gene encoding putative oncomodulin-2: MSITDVLSADDIAAALQECQDPDTFEPQKFFQTSGLSKMSASQVKDVFRFIDNDQSGYLDEEELKFFLQKFESGARELTESETKSLMAAADNDGDGKIGADEFQEMVHS, translated from the exons ATGAGCATCACAGATGTCCTTAGCGCTGATGACATCGCAGCAGCCCTGCAGGAGTGCCAAG acCCAGATACTTTCGAACCCCAAAAATTCTTCCAGACATCAGGCCTCTCCAAGATGTCGGCCAGCCAGGTGAAGGATGTTTTTCGGTTCATAGACAATGACCAGAGTGGATATCTGGATGAAGAAGAGCTTAA GTTTTTCCTCCAGAAGTTCGAGAGTGGTGCTAGAGAGCTGACAGAGTCAGAAACCAAGTCCTTGATGGCGGCTGCAGATAATGACGGAGATGGGAAAATTGGGGCCGATG